Below is a window of Mucilaginibacter sp. PAMC 26640 DNA.
TTACGCTTGCGCCAGTGTTGTATTGATGGAAATGATGCCGTAATAGGTTCTCGGTATATAAAAGGCGTCAATGTTGTGAACTGGCCAATGAGCCGCGTATTGATGAGCTATTTCGCATCTGTTTACGTGCGCTTTATAACCGGCATTAATGTACAGGACGCTACGGCTGGTTTCATGTGCTACAAACGTAAGGTGCTGGAAACAATCAATCTCGACAAAATAAAATTTGTAGGCTACGCTTTCCAAATTGAGATGAAGTATACGGCTATTAAACATGGCTTTAAGGTAAAAGAGATCCCAATCATCTTTACGGACCGAACCGCCGGAACTTCTAAAATGTCAAAAGGAATTTTTAAGGAGGCAGTCATCGGCGTTCTCCAAATGAAACTCAACAGCATATTCAGAAAGTATCCTGAGGGATGAATGGAACCCGGAGGCAGAAAGCCCAAAGTCTGCAAGTCATAGCGATAACTTACCTACCCAATATCTTCAACATTTGAAGACAGGAATTTCGCTGAATTTTATATTGAAACTCTCACCCAAATATTTCTTCCGGACTTTAAGGTCCACCGACTTTCGGACTCAAAGAAAAAATACTAATTTCGTTGGCAATGAATGAGAATCTTGACCCGGAACGCGAGCGCCTTTCCCCAGCCGAACGTGATATAGAGAAAGTATTGCGGCCACAGGCTTTTGAAGATTTTACTGGTCAGCATAAGATCCTGGCTAACCTAAAAATCTTCGTACAGGCTGCGCGTTTACGTGGCGAAGCGCTTGATCACGTATTGTTGCACGGCCCCCCTGGTTTGGGCAAAACTACGCTATCATACATTGTGGCTAACGAAATGGGTGTTGGCATCAAGATCACATCAGGGCCGGTTTTGGATAAACCGGGCGACTTAGCTGGTTTATTAACTAATCTTGAAACGGGCGATATTCTTTTTATAGACGAGATTCACCGACTGAGCCCACTGGTTGAAGAATATCTGTACTCTGCCATGGAGGATTTTAAGATAGATATTATGCTGGAGAGTGGCCCAAATGCACGCTCTGTTCAGATCTCCCT
It encodes the following:
- a CDS encoding dolichyl-phosphate beta-D-mannosyltransferase; protein product: MPDSIVIIPTYNEKENIERMIHKVFSLVHDFHLLIIDDGSPDGTAKIVKSLQHDYGEKLFLIERAGKLGLGTAYIRGFKWAIKQQYDYIFEMDSDFSHNPDDLLRLRQCCIDGNDAVIGSRYIKGVNVVNWPMSRVLMSYFASVYVRFITGINVQDATAGFMCYKRKVLETINLDKIKFVGYAFQIEMKYTAIKHGFKVKEIPIIFTDRTAGTSKMSKGIFKEAVIGVLQMKLNSIFRKYPEG